One Mangifera indica cultivar Alphonso chromosome 4, CATAS_Mindica_2.1, whole genome shotgun sequence genomic region harbors:
- the LOC123213001 gene encoding protein PAT1 homolog 1-like: MERPGDKDFHLFAHYSSSSSSSTSTGNALFDASQYEFFGQNIGEEVELRGLEDDRDDAPVFGSVDDEYHLFDKGDGFGAIPDVDDMTTTFAKLNRVVAGPRNPGVIGDRSGSFSRESSSATDWAQDGEFGSWFDQQIFDTENSEEGKRWSSQPQSSSARFLESESKPLYRTSTYPQEQPLHHFSSEPILVPNSSFTSFPPPGSTSQHASPCHLNIPSAGGSQSPFSAPNLSPLSNPNNRQAGLSHGLHGGGSLSQLTSPGVSLKNRPQNHWVSRAGLLHGDHSSLIHNILQQQLAYQNSTMSPQLVSAQQHLQQQRLHHQVQPSLARFAALQSQLYSSHPSLKLMHGLSDIREQKPKASQRGRHSVRHSQGSENSSQKTDNGWIQFRSKYMTADEIESILKMQHVATHSSDPYIDDYYHQARLAKKSSGLRMKNHFFPSHLKELPSRNRNSVEHHLHADAHGRIPLSSIRRLRPLLDVEPTSGLGDETGEQKASEKSLEQEPMLAARITIEDGLCLLLDIDDIDRFLQFGQPQDGGAQLRQKRQILLEGLAASLQLVDPFGKSGQTVGLAMKDDIVFLRLVSLAKGRQLFIKFLQLSFPGSELTRIVCMAIFRHLRFLFGGLPSDPSAALTTTNLAKTVCACVNGMDLRALSACLIAVVCSSEQPPLRPLGSPAGDCATVILISVLERASELQSHAAGSIRNLDLWHASFDSFFDLLTNYCMSKYATIKQSQLSTEVKDSDAIKREMPRELLRASLPHTNEEQLNSLRNFANQCEPNAGSIACASRGGQIISESVRG, encoded by the exons ATGGAGAGACCGGGTGACAAAGATTTCCATCTCTTCGCTCACtactcctcctcctcctcctcctccacctccactg GAAATGCACTATTTGATGCATCACAATATGAATTTTTTGGTCAAAATATTGGGGAGGAAGTGGAATTGAGGGGACTGGAGGATGATCGAGATGACGCTCCTGTGTTTGGATCTGTTGACGATGAGTATCATTTGTTTGATAAAGGAGAT GGTTTTGGAGCAATACCTGATGTGGATGATATGACGACTACTTTTGCAAAG TTGAACAGAGTTGTCGCAGGACCAAGAAATCCAGGTGTCATTGGTGACAGATCTGGATCATTTTCAAGGGAGA GTTCATCTGCTACTGACTGGGCACAAGATGGAGAATTTGGGAGCTGGTTTGATCAGCAAATTTTTGATACTGAAAATTCTGAAGAAGGAAAGAGATGGTCATCACAACCACAATCTTCTTCTGCTCGTTTTCTGGAATCAGAATCAAAACCCTTGTACAGAACATCCACTTATCCCCAGGAGCAACCGCTGCATCACTTCTCTAGTGAACCAATTCTTGTGCCCAATTCAAGTTTCACGTCATTTCCTCCTCCTGGTAGTACATCTCAGCACGCTTCACCATGTCATCTGAATATTCCTTCTGCTGGTGGCTCTCAGTCACCCTTCTCTGCACCAAATCTTTCTCCTCTATCCAACCCTAACAATCGTCAGGCTGGCTTATCTCATGGGTTACATGGTGGTGGAAGTTTGTCTCAGTTGACATCTCCTGGTGTTTCTCTTAAAAACCGGCCACAAAATCACTGGGTTAGTCGTGCAGGCTTATTGCATGGAGACCACTCTAGTCTCATACACAACATATTGCAACAACAGTTAGCCTACCAAAATAGCACAATGTCTCCACAATTAGTGTCAGCGCAGCAACATCTACAACAGCAGAGATTGCACCATCAAGTTCAACCATCTTTGGCCCGCTTTGCAGCTTTGCAATCGCAACTATACAGTTCACATCCTTCACTCAAATTGATGCATGGATTGTCTGATATTAGGGAGCAAAAGCCAAAAGCTTCTCAAAGAGGCAGACATAGTGTGCGCCATTCCCAAGGCTCTGAGAATAGTAGCCAGAAGACTGATAACGGGTGGATACAATTCAGGTCCAAGTATATGACAGCTGACGAGATAGAGAGTATTCTTAAAATGCAGCACGTGGCAACGCATAGCAGTGATCCATACATAGATGATTATTACCACCAAGCTCGGCTTGCAAAAAAATCTTCTGGATTGaggatgaaaaatcattttttcccttCACACCTGAAGGAGCTGCCATCTCGAAACCGCAACAGTGTGGAGCATCACCTTCACGCTGATGCTCATGGGAGAATTCCCCTATCTTCCATACGTAGGCTGCGTCCGCTCCTTGATGTTGAACCTACTTCTGGTCTTGGTGATGAAACTGGTGAACAAAAAGCCTCTGAGAAGTCTCTGGAACAGGAGCCAATGCTGGCAGCTAGAATCACCATTGAAGATGGTCTTTGTCTTCTTCTTGATATTGATGACATTGACCGGTTCCTACAGTTTGGTCAGCCTCAGGATGGTGGGGCTCAGCTTAGGCAGAAGCGGCAGATACTGCTAGAAGGATTGGCAGCCTCACTTCAGCTTGTTGATCCATTTGGGAAAAGTGGCCAGACAGTTGGGCTAGCCATGAAGGATGATATTGTGTTTCTAAGGTTGGTTTCTCTTGCTAAAGGTCGACAGcttttcatcaaatttcttcAGCTTTCATTCCCTGGCAGTGAGCTCACCCGAATCGTGTGTATGGCTATTTTCCGTCATTTGAGGTTTTTATTTGGTGGCCTTCCTTCTGATCCCTCAGCAGCTCTGACAACTACTAATCTTGCAAAGACAGTTTGTGCATGTGTTAATGGCATGGATCTTCGTGCACTTAGTGCATGCCTTATTGCAGTTGTTTGTTCCTCAGAGCAGCCACCGCTCCGCCCTCTTGGCAGCCCGGCGGGGGATTGTGCCactgttattttaatatcagTTCTTGAAAGAGCAAGTGAACTGCAATCCCATGCTGCTGGTAGCATACGTAACCTTGACCTATGGCATGCTTCATTTGACAGTTTTTTTGACCTTCTTACCAATTATTGCATGAGTAAGTATGCAACTATAAAGCAATCCCAGTTGAGCACAGAAGTAAAAGATTCAGATGCTATAAAGCGGGAAATGCCCAGGGAGCTTCTCCGTGCTAGTCTGCCTCACACTAATGAGGAACAGCTGAATTCTTTAAGAAATTTTGCCAACCAATGCGAGCCCAATGCAGGGTCTATTGCCTGTGCTAGTCGTGGTGGTCAAATAATCTCTGAGTCAGTGCGAGGTTAA
- the LOC123213702 gene encoding heat shock 70 kDa protein 17-like isoform X1 — translation MLIRLVILLLAFSLLSVPSQSAVSSIDLGSEWLKVAVVNLIPGQSPISIAINEMSKRKSPALVSFHADTRLLGEEAAGIIARYPHKVYSQLRDMIGKPYKHVKQLINILYLPFQIVEDSRGGVSFKVDDGENDGKFYSVEELLAMIFSYAVNLAEFHSKVFVKDSVITVPPYFGQVERKGLLQAAELAGINVLALVNEHSGAALQYGIDKDFSNGSRHVIFYDMGATTTHASLVYFSAYNAKEFGKTVSVNQFQQVKDVRWDPELGGQNMELRLVEYFADEFNKQVGDGVDVRKSPKAMAKLKKQVKRTKEILSANTAAPISVESLYDDRDFRSTITREKFEELCEDLWEKSLIPLKEVLTQSGLKVDEIYAVELIGGATRVPKLQAKLQEYLGRTEPDRHLDADEAIVLGASLLAANLSDGIKLNRKLGMLDGSSYGFVVELDGPDLVKDDSTRQLLVQRMKKLPSKMFRSIIHNKDFEVSLAYESDDLLPPGVTSPVFAKYDVSGLTDTSEKYSSRNLSSPIKANLHFSLSRSGILSLYRADAVIEITEWVEVPKKNLTVKNATSSSPNISLETGAGNSSEGGNENLHSDGGNINSSNSTVEEPNIIDQPTEKKLKKRTFWIPLKIVEKTAGPGVSLSKKALAECKAKLEALDKKDAERRRTAELKNNLESYIYATKEKLETAEFEKISTSEERETFIVKLDEVQDWLYMDGEDAIAKEFQERLDSLKALGDPIFFRFKELTARSAAVEYAKKYLGEVQQIVHDWEKNKPWLPKDRVDEVLKDADKFNSWLDEKENEQKETSEFSKPAFTSQEVYAKIFNLQDKVSSIKRIPNPKPKVEKKLVKNETESSGEGRKDSDSTSEDKTSQTGRPPSDSGSTYEEKTSQTKKSTAESDGSSNNNKVDTDAEPHEEL, via the exons ATGCTTATCCGGTTAGTGATACTACTGTTAGCGTTTTCACTACTTTCAGTACCTTCACAATCGGCAGTGTCGAGCATAGATCTAGGTTCAGAATGGCTGAAGGTAGCTGTTGTAAATCTAATACCTGGCCAGAGTCCTATATCCATTGCCATCAACGAGATGTCGAAACGTAAATCTCCGGCTTTGGTTTCCTTCCATGCAGACACTCGTCTTCTTGGCGAAGAGGCCGCTGGAATCATCGCACGATATCCGCACAAAGTCTATTCACAGCTCCGTGACATGATTGGCAAACCGTACAAACATGTTAAACAGTTAATTAACATTTTGTATTTGCCTTTTCAGATTGTGGAAGATTCTAGAGGTGGTGTTAGTTTTAAAGTTGATGATGGTGAAAATGATGGGAAATTTTATTCTGTGGAGGAGTTATTGGCGATGATTTTCAGTTACGCCGTTAATTTGGCCGAGTTTCATTCGAAGGTGTTTGTTAAAGATTCTGTTATTACTGTGCCGCCGTATTTTGGGCAGGTTGAGAGGAAGGGATTGTTACAGGCGGCGGAATTGGCTGGGATTAATGTGCTTGCTTTGGTTAATGAGCATTCTGGTGCGGCATTGCAGTATGGAATTGATAAGGATTTTTCTAATGGTTCCAGGcatgttatattttatgatatgggAGCTACCACAACTCATGCTTCACTGGTGTATTTTTCAGCTTATAATGCCAAGGAGTTCGGCAAGACTGTGTCAGTTAATCAATTTCAG CAGGTAAAGGATGTTAGATGGGATCCAGAACTTGGGGGTCAGAATATGGAATTACGCCTTGTGGAGTACTTTGCAGATGAGTTCAATAAACAAGTTGGAGATGGTGTTGATGTCAGGAAGTCTCCTAAGGCAATGGCTAAATTAAAGAAACAGGTGAAACGTACAAAGGAAATTCTTAGTGCAAACACAGCAGCACCTATATCAGTTGAATCTCTCTATGATGATCGAGACTTCAG GAGCACCATAACACGTGAGAAATTTGAAGAGCTCTGTGAGGATCTTTGGGAAAAGTCTCTTATACCTCTAAAGGAAGTGCTTACTCAGTCAGGCTTAAAAGTTGATGAGATATATGCTGTAGAGTTGATTGGAGGAGCGACTAGAGTGCCAAAGTTGCAG GCTAAGCTTCAGGAATATCTAGGAAGGACAGAGCCAGACAGGCATCTTGACGCTGATGAAGCAATAGTCCTTGGCGCATCTCTGCTTGCTGCAAATTTAAGCGATGGAATTAAACTGAATCGCAAGCTAGGAATGCTTGATGGTTCCTCCTATGGTTTTGTGGTTGAACTGGATGGACCTGATCTTGTGAAAGATGATAGTACTAGGCAGTTACTTGTGCAGAGGATGAAAAAACTTCCCAGTAAG ATGTTCAGATCCATTATCCATAACAAAGATTTTGAAGTTTCACTTGCATATGAGAGTGATGATCTTTTACCCCCTGGTGTTACCTCGCCAGTATTTGCGAAGTATGATGTATCTGGTTTGACAGATACTAGTGAGAA GTATTCATCTCGAAATTTGTCCTCTCCCATCAAGGCAAATCTGCATTTCTCTCTTAGTAGAAGTGGAATTCTTTCTTTGTATCGAGCAGATGCTGTTATTGAGATCACAGAATGGGTGGAAGTTCCTAAAAAGAATCTGACTGTGAAGAATGCAACATCTTCTTCTCCAAACATTTCACTTGAAACAGGTGCTGGAAACTCTTCTGAAGGAGGCAATGAGAACTTGCATTCTGATGGTGGTAATATTAATTCATCTAACTCGACTGTTGAAGAACCAAATATTATTGATCAACCTACtgaaaaaaaactgaaaaagaggACTTTCTGGATACCTCTGAAG ATAGTGGAGAAGACAGCAGGACCTGGAGTGTCTCTTTCAAAGAAAGCTCTTGCTGAATGTAAAGCTAAATTAGAAGCATTGGATAAGAAGGATGCAGAGCGAAGAAGAACTGCAGAGCTAAAAAATAATCTAGAAAGTTACATATATGCAACTAAAGAAAAG CTTGAAACAGCTGAGTTTGAGAAGATTTCTACTAGCGAAGAGCGGGAAACTTTTATTGTAAAACTTGATGAG GTACAAGATTGGCTTTATATGGATGGTGAAGATGCTATTGCTAAGGAGTTTCAGGAACGCCTAGATTCGTTGAAAGCTCTTGGTGATCCTATATTTTTCcg ATTTAAAGAGCTTACTGCAAGATCAGCTGCTGTTGAATATGCTAAAAAATATCTTGGGGAGGTGCAACAG ATTGTTCATGACTGGGAGAAAAACAAGCCTTGGCTTCCAAAAGATAGAGTAGATGAG GTTTTAAAAGATGCTGATAAGTTTAATAGTTGGTTGGATGAGAAGGAAAATGAGCAGAAGGA GACTTCTGAATTCAGCAAACCAGCTTTCACCTCACAAGAAGTATAtgctaaaatatttaatttgcaaGATAAG GTTTCCAGCATTAAAAGAATTCCCAACCCAAAGCCTAAAGTTGAAAAGAAGCTTGTGAAGAACGAAACTGAGAGCAGTGGGGAGGGCCGGAAAGATTCTGACTCAACTTCTGAGGACAAAACCTCCCAAACTGGGAGACCACCTTCAGATTCCGGCTCAACTTATGAGGAGAAAACCTCACAGACAAAAAAATCAACTGCAGAGTCAGATGGCTCATCAAATAATAACAAGGTTGATACAGATGCTGAGCCACACGAGGAGTTatga
- the LOC123213702 gene encoding heat shock 70 kDa protein 17-like isoform X2 — protein sequence MLIRLVILLLAFSLLSVPSQSAVSSIDLGSEWLKVAVVNLIPGQSPISIAINEMSKRKSPALVSFHADTRLLGEEAAGIIARYPHKVYSQLRDMIGKPYKHVKQLINILYLPFQIVEDSRGGVSFKVDDGENDGKFYSVEELLAMIFSYAVNLAEFHSKVFVKDSVITVPPYFGQVERKGLLQAAELAGINVLALVNEHSGAALQYGIDKDFSNGSRHVIFYDMGATTTHASLVYFSAYNAKEFGKTVSVNQFQVKDVRWDPELGGQNMELRLVEYFADEFNKQVGDGVDVRKSPKAMAKLKKQVKRTKEILSANTAAPISVESLYDDRDFRSTITREKFEELCEDLWEKSLIPLKEVLTQSGLKVDEIYAVELIGGATRVPKLQAKLQEYLGRTEPDRHLDADEAIVLGASLLAANLSDGIKLNRKLGMLDGSSYGFVVELDGPDLVKDDSTRQLLVQRMKKLPSKMFRSIIHNKDFEVSLAYESDDLLPPGVTSPVFAKYDVSGLTDTSEKYSSRNLSSPIKANLHFSLSRSGILSLYRADAVIEITEWVEVPKKNLTVKNATSSSPNISLETGAGNSSEGGNENLHSDGGNINSSNSTVEEPNIIDQPTEKKLKKRTFWIPLKIVEKTAGPGVSLSKKALAECKAKLEALDKKDAERRRTAELKNNLESYIYATKEKLETAEFEKISTSEERETFIVKLDEVQDWLYMDGEDAIAKEFQERLDSLKALGDPIFFRFKELTARSAAVEYAKKYLGEVQQIVHDWEKNKPWLPKDRVDEVLKDADKFNSWLDEKENEQKETSEFSKPAFTSQEVYAKIFNLQDKVSSIKRIPNPKPKVEKKLVKNETESSGEGRKDSDSTSEDKTSQTGRPPSDSGSTYEEKTSQTKKSTAESDGSSNNNKVDTDAEPHEEL from the exons ATGCTTATCCGGTTAGTGATACTACTGTTAGCGTTTTCACTACTTTCAGTACCTTCACAATCGGCAGTGTCGAGCATAGATCTAGGTTCAGAATGGCTGAAGGTAGCTGTTGTAAATCTAATACCTGGCCAGAGTCCTATATCCATTGCCATCAACGAGATGTCGAAACGTAAATCTCCGGCTTTGGTTTCCTTCCATGCAGACACTCGTCTTCTTGGCGAAGAGGCCGCTGGAATCATCGCACGATATCCGCACAAAGTCTATTCACAGCTCCGTGACATGATTGGCAAACCGTACAAACATGTTAAACAGTTAATTAACATTTTGTATTTGCCTTTTCAGATTGTGGAAGATTCTAGAGGTGGTGTTAGTTTTAAAGTTGATGATGGTGAAAATGATGGGAAATTTTATTCTGTGGAGGAGTTATTGGCGATGATTTTCAGTTACGCCGTTAATTTGGCCGAGTTTCATTCGAAGGTGTTTGTTAAAGATTCTGTTATTACTGTGCCGCCGTATTTTGGGCAGGTTGAGAGGAAGGGATTGTTACAGGCGGCGGAATTGGCTGGGATTAATGTGCTTGCTTTGGTTAATGAGCATTCTGGTGCGGCATTGCAGTATGGAATTGATAAGGATTTTTCTAATGGTTCCAGGcatgttatattttatgatatgggAGCTACCACAACTCATGCTTCACTGGTGTATTTTTCAGCTTATAATGCCAAGGAGTTCGGCAAGACTGTGTCAGTTAATCAATTTCAG GTAAAGGATGTTAGATGGGATCCAGAACTTGGGGGTCAGAATATGGAATTACGCCTTGTGGAGTACTTTGCAGATGAGTTCAATAAACAAGTTGGAGATGGTGTTGATGTCAGGAAGTCTCCTAAGGCAATGGCTAAATTAAAGAAACAGGTGAAACGTACAAAGGAAATTCTTAGTGCAAACACAGCAGCACCTATATCAGTTGAATCTCTCTATGATGATCGAGACTTCAG GAGCACCATAACACGTGAGAAATTTGAAGAGCTCTGTGAGGATCTTTGGGAAAAGTCTCTTATACCTCTAAAGGAAGTGCTTACTCAGTCAGGCTTAAAAGTTGATGAGATATATGCTGTAGAGTTGATTGGAGGAGCGACTAGAGTGCCAAAGTTGCAG GCTAAGCTTCAGGAATATCTAGGAAGGACAGAGCCAGACAGGCATCTTGACGCTGATGAAGCAATAGTCCTTGGCGCATCTCTGCTTGCTGCAAATTTAAGCGATGGAATTAAACTGAATCGCAAGCTAGGAATGCTTGATGGTTCCTCCTATGGTTTTGTGGTTGAACTGGATGGACCTGATCTTGTGAAAGATGATAGTACTAGGCAGTTACTTGTGCAGAGGATGAAAAAACTTCCCAGTAAG ATGTTCAGATCCATTATCCATAACAAAGATTTTGAAGTTTCACTTGCATATGAGAGTGATGATCTTTTACCCCCTGGTGTTACCTCGCCAGTATTTGCGAAGTATGATGTATCTGGTTTGACAGATACTAGTGAGAA GTATTCATCTCGAAATTTGTCCTCTCCCATCAAGGCAAATCTGCATTTCTCTCTTAGTAGAAGTGGAATTCTTTCTTTGTATCGAGCAGATGCTGTTATTGAGATCACAGAATGGGTGGAAGTTCCTAAAAAGAATCTGACTGTGAAGAATGCAACATCTTCTTCTCCAAACATTTCACTTGAAACAGGTGCTGGAAACTCTTCTGAAGGAGGCAATGAGAACTTGCATTCTGATGGTGGTAATATTAATTCATCTAACTCGACTGTTGAAGAACCAAATATTATTGATCAACCTACtgaaaaaaaactgaaaaagaggACTTTCTGGATACCTCTGAAG ATAGTGGAGAAGACAGCAGGACCTGGAGTGTCTCTTTCAAAGAAAGCTCTTGCTGAATGTAAAGCTAAATTAGAAGCATTGGATAAGAAGGATGCAGAGCGAAGAAGAACTGCAGAGCTAAAAAATAATCTAGAAAGTTACATATATGCAACTAAAGAAAAG CTTGAAACAGCTGAGTTTGAGAAGATTTCTACTAGCGAAGAGCGGGAAACTTTTATTGTAAAACTTGATGAG GTACAAGATTGGCTTTATATGGATGGTGAAGATGCTATTGCTAAGGAGTTTCAGGAACGCCTAGATTCGTTGAAAGCTCTTGGTGATCCTATATTTTTCcg ATTTAAAGAGCTTACTGCAAGATCAGCTGCTGTTGAATATGCTAAAAAATATCTTGGGGAGGTGCAACAG ATTGTTCATGACTGGGAGAAAAACAAGCCTTGGCTTCCAAAAGATAGAGTAGATGAG GTTTTAAAAGATGCTGATAAGTTTAATAGTTGGTTGGATGAGAAGGAAAATGAGCAGAAGGA GACTTCTGAATTCAGCAAACCAGCTTTCACCTCACAAGAAGTATAtgctaaaatatttaatttgcaaGATAAG GTTTCCAGCATTAAAAGAATTCCCAACCCAAAGCCTAAAGTTGAAAAGAAGCTTGTGAAGAACGAAACTGAGAGCAGTGGGGAGGGCCGGAAAGATTCTGACTCAACTTCTGAGGACAAAACCTCCCAAACTGGGAGACCACCTTCAGATTCCGGCTCAACTTATGAGGAGAAAACCTCACAGACAAAAAAATCAACTGCAGAGTCAGATGGCTCATCAAATAATAACAAGGTTGATACAGATGCTGAGCCACACGAGGAGTTatga
- the LOC123213709 gene encoding cysteine-rich and transmembrane domain-containing protein WIH1-like: MSSYDKNQASAPQPPPSTGLYVAPPPAGYPTMDNSVNQNQAPVETKSRGDGFWKGCCAALCCCCVLDACF, encoded by the exons ATGAGTTCTTACGATAAAAACCAAGCTTCAG CGCCACAGCCGCCACCCTCAACAGGCCTGTACGTGGCACCTCCACCAGCTGGTTATCCAACGATGGATAACTCTGTGAATCAGAATCAAGCTCCTGTTGAGACAAAATCGAGAGGTGATGGGTTCTGGAAGGGATG TTGTGCTGCGTTGTGTTGCTGCTGTGTCCTGGATGCTTGCTTTTGA
- the LOC123213708 gene encoding 60S ribosomal protein L27-like — translation MVKFLKPNKAVILLQGRYAGRKAVIIKSFDDGTRERAYGHCLVAGIKKYPSKVIRKDSSKKTAKKSRVKAFIKLVNYQHLMPTRYTLDVDLKDIVTVDSLQSKDKKVTSCKETKKRLEERFKTGKNRWFFTKLRF, via the coding sequence ATGGTGAAGTTCCTCAAGCCAAACAAGGCCGTAATCCTTCTTCAAGGCCGCTACGCCGGCCGCAAGGCGGTGATCATTAAGTCATTCGACGATGGCACTCGCGAGCGTGCCTACGGCCACTGTTTGGTTGCTGGGATAAAGAAGTACCCCAGTAAGGTTATCAGGAAGGACTCGTCCAAGAAGACGGCCAAGAAGTCCCGCGTCAAGGCCTTTATAAAGCTCGTCAATTATCAGCACCTGATGCCCACACGATACACTCTCGATGTGGATTTGAAGGACATCGTCACTGTCGATAGTCTGCAGAGCAAGGACAAGAAGGTCACCTCTTGTAAGGAGACTAAGAAGAGATTGGAGGAGAGGTTCAAAACCGGCAAGAACCGTTGGTTCTTTACCAAGCTAaggttttaa
- the LOC123213704 gene encoding scarecrow-like protein 23 — protein sequence MLQSLLPQSPINSNNNNNNNNNNNNSSAMRTKRVDRDTDIIDDVDGPSTKRANIEQTQTQEQHDQQEEASEPEQVVMELEGESTGLRLLGLLLQCAECVAMDNLDNATDLLPEISELSSPFGSSPERVGAYFAHALQARVVSSCLGTYLPLTMKSLTLSQSQKIFNALQSYNSICPLIKFSHFTANQAIFQALDGEDCVHVIDLDIMQGLQWPGLFHILASRSKKIRSMRITGFGSSSELLESTGRRLADFANSLGLPFEFHPLEGKIGNVSDLSQLGVRPSEAIVVHWMHHCLYDITGSDLGTLRLLTLLRPKLITIVEQDLSHGGGFLGRFVEALHYYSALFDALGDGLGVDSVERHTVEQQLFGCEIRNIVAVGGPKRTGEVKIEKWGEELRRVGFKPVSLGGNPASQASLLLGMFPWKGYTLVEENGSLKLGWKDLSLLTASAWQPSD from the coding sequence ATGCTTCAAAGCTTACTCCCTCAGTCTCCAATCAACtccaataacaacaacaacaacaacaacaataacaacaactCTTCCGCCATGAGAACCAAGCGCGTCGACCGCGACACCGACATCATCGACGATGTCGACGGTCCTTCCACGAAGCGCGCCAACATcgaacaaactcaaactcaggAACAGCACGACCAACAAGAAGAGGCGTCGGAACCAGAACAGGTAGTTATGGAATTGGAAGGAGAGTCAACTGGATTGAGACTGTTAGGTTTATTGCTTCAATGCGCTGAGTGTGTTGCCATGGACAATCTCGACAACGCCACTGATCTTTTGCCTGAAATCTCCGAGCTCTCCTCTCCGTTCGGTTCTTCACCGGAACGCGTCGGCGCGTACTTTGCTCACGCGCTCCAAGCGCGCGTTGTGAGTTCATGCTTAGGGACTTACTTGCCGCTTACCATGAAATCGTTAACGTTATCTCAGTCTCAGAAGATCTTCAACGCTTTGCAATCATACAATTCAATCTGTCCATTGATTAAGTTCTCTCATTTTACCGCCAACCAAGCAATTTTCCAAGCTCTGGACGGTGAGGATTGCGTTCACGTCATCGATCTCGACATCATGCAAGGCCTTCAGTGGCCAGGATTGTTTCACATCTTAGCCTCCCGGTCTAAGAAGATCCGTTCCATGAGAATAACCGGGTTCGGATCCTCTTCCGAGTTGCTGGAGTCAACCGGGAGAAGACTCGCAGACTTTGCGAATTCACTGGGATTACCATTCGAGTTTCATCCACTGGAGGGCAAAATTGGAAATGTGAGTGATCTAAGTCAACTTGGGGTGAGACCGAGTGAGGCAATTGTGGTCCATTGGATGCATCATTGTTTGTACGATATAACGGGGAGTGATTTAGGGACGTTGAGATTGTTGACTTTGTTGAGGCCGAAATTGATCACGATCGTCGAACAAGATTTGAGCCATGGGGGTGGTTTTTTAGGGAGGTTCGTTGAAGCGTTACATTATTATAGCGCATTGTTTGATGCGTTAGGGGACGGCTTGGGTGTGGACAGTGTAGAGAGGCATACGGTGGAGCAGCAGTTGTTCGGTTGCGAGATCAGGAATATCGTGGCAGTTGGTGGACCTAAGAGAACAGGGGAagtcaaaatagaaaaatgggGTGAAGAATTAAGACGGGTCGGATTTAAACCCGTATCACTTGGAGGTAACCCGGCTTCACAAGCAAGTTTGTTACTTGGGATGTTCCCGTGGAAAGGGTACACTTTAGTGGAGGAAAACGGGTCACTGAAATTGGGTTGGAAGGATTTGTCTCTGCTGACGGCGTCGGCTTGGCAGCCGTcggattaa